From a region of the Oryza sativa Japonica Group chromosome 6, ASM3414082v1 genome:
- the LOC4340110 gene encoding putative disease resistance RPP13-like protein 3 has translation MGDTVVSMARSLLGGAIAAASSAARQEMSMLIGVQNDIWYIKDELKTMHAFLRAAEVTKEKDELVKVWAEQVRDLAYDIEDCLEEFTIHVKHQSLSRQLMKLRHRHRIAVQIRSLKLRVQEVSNRNMRYNFIKSAPSREMDDFSTNMEMTRYQAAHYVDEAKLVGFDGPKKEILKMISGSEDVEVQTIWIVGAGGLGKTTLAKKVYESSNITSMFPCRAWITVSQSFDVMDLLKDMIKQLLGKESLDNLFTKYKEVKIKENNLTDHLKEWLRNKRYFLVLDDLWSTKAWDCLKPTLWGNNREGSRLVVTTRNRDLAEGSSSPLVYPLQTLHREDATKLLLAKTNKSLCDINKDGMNETFEKILKKCGGLPLAIITIGGLLAAKDVKEWDGLYAQIPSELENNPSFEVMRQVLALSYKYLPSHLKPCFLYLSIFPEDFEIQRKRLVYRWIAEGFIRARDGVSIVDVAIKYFNDLINRSLMQPSRVNMEGTIKSCRVHDIIRDIMISISREEKFVCRIDDKETCLMEENIHHVAFYNSNSSEIAMDLNQVRSLTVFGERHKELTPLLCSPQVRMLRVLDFQGVRFGMTQKEMDHIWSVLHLKYMNIRCDYNLPNSSGYSKIYRIPRSIGKLQGLRVLDISNTCITSLPTEICELRSLNILRCTRKEYYEFFDPSKPIQCLFALSCIPVTMALADSDQRHEITAELHMACSTRWFSTCGVRVPMRIGNLKQLQELGYVDIRLTSSKAVKELGELSQLKKLRLRINGATQRKCKVLREAIEKLSSLQSLRINAFDVSSLRNLEWLHYISSPPPFLKNLTLEGCIKEIDWLREFTHLVKIHLFGSKLKEGKTVQILGELPNLMVLQLRWGAYVGVKLLFRAEAFPKLRKLEIRFLEDLREMRFEERTSPQMETIEISHCRLESGIIGIKHLPKLKEISLRWNCEVARLGQLLEEVKANPNRPVLLLYNDPSKHDLGDTQEGSGTPVEANEPPKNVGESSQSNQGEDDDDDQQQPITSTEIMPADADPAVSS, from the exons ATGGGGGATACGGTGGTGAGCATGGCGAGGTCACTGCTCGGCGGTGCCATCGCGGCGGCTTCTTCCGCCGCTCGCCAGGAGATGAGCATGCTGATCGGTGTACAAAACGACATCTG GTACATAAAAGACGAGCTCAAGACTATGCACGCATTCCTAAGGGCCGCCGAGGTTACAAAAGAGAAAGATGAACTGGTTAAAGTATGGGCAGAGCAAGTGAGGGATCTAGCATATGACATTGAAGATTGCCTTGAAGAGTTTACAATCCATGTGAAGCACCAAAGCCTCTCACGGCAGCTGATGAAGCTCCGGCATCGCCACCGAATTGCTGTCCAGATTCGGAGCCTCAAGCTAAGGGTCCAAGAAGTGAGCAATCGAAACATGCGGTATAATTTTATTAAGTCTGCTCCTTCTAGAGAGATGGATGACTTTTCAACCAACATGGAAATGACTCGCTACCAAGCTGCTCACTATGTTGATGAAGCTAAGCTTGTTGGATTTGATGGGCCCAAAAAGGAGATCCTGAAGATGATATCAGGCAGTGAAGATGTAGAAGTCCAGACAATTTGGATAGTTGGAGCTGGAGGTCTTGGCAAGACTACTCTTGCAAAGAAGGTTTATGAAAGCTCAAATATCACAAGCATGTTCCCATGCCGTGCTTGGATCACTGTATCACAGTCTTTCGATGTCATGGATTTATTGAAGGACATGATCAAGCAACTCCTAGGAAAAGAGTCACTGGATAATCTCTTTACAAAATATAAAGAGGTGAAGATAAAGGAGAACAACCTTACGGATCACCTAAAGGAATGGCTCAGAAATAAAAGGTATTTTCTTGTTCTAGATGACTTATGGAGCACAAAAGCATGGGATTGCCTCAAACCTACTTTATGGGGAAATAATAGGGAAGGTAGCCGACTTGTAGTAacaacaagaaatagagaccTAGCCGAAGGCAGTTCTAGCCCACTAGTCTACCCCCTTCAAACATTACATAGAGAAGATGCTACCAAATTGTTGTTGGCAAAAACCAACAAAAGTTTATGTGACATAAACAAAGATGGAATGAATGAAACATTTGAAAAGATACTAAAGAAATGTGGAGGTCTACCACTAGCTATCATCACAATTGGTGGACTTCTAGCTGCCAAAGATGTCAAAGAGTGGGATGGATTATATGCACAAATTCCAtcggaacttgagaacaacccAAGCTTTGAAGTAATGAGGCAGGTGTTAGCCTTGAGTTACAAGTACTTGCCATCTCATCTTAAGCCATGCTTTCTATATCTAAGCATCTTTCCCGAGGATTTTGAGATCCAAAGGAAACGTCTAGTGTATAGATGGATTGCAGAAGGTTTTATTAGAGCTAGAGATGGGGTAAGCATTGTGGATGTTGcgataaaatattttaatgatTTAATCAACCGAAGTTTGATGCAACCATCAAGAGTGAATATGGAAGGAACTATCAAGAGCTGTCGAGTCCACGATATCATACGCGATATCATGATATCAATTTCTAGAGAAGAAAAATTTGTGTGCCGGATAGATGATAAAGAAACTTGTCTGATGGAGGAAAACATCCACCATGTGGCCTTCTACAATAGCAATAGCTCAGAGATAGCCATGGACTTGAACCAAGTCCGGTCATTAACAGTGTTTGGTGAGAGACATAAAGAACTAACACCTTTGCTATGTTCACCCCAAGTAAGGATGTTAAGAGTCTTGGATTTTCAAGGAGTTAGATTTGGAATGACACAAAAAGAGATGGACCATATATGGTCGGTGCTCCACTTGAAATATATGAATATTCGGTGTGACTACAATCTTCCTAACTCCAGTGGATATTCAAAAATTTACAGAATTCCAAGGTCTATAGGGAAATTACAAGGCTTAcgagttttggacatatcaaATACTTGCATAACATCACTGCCAACTGAGATATGTGAACTCCGGAGTCTCAATATCCTCCGTTGTACAAGAAAAGAATACTACGAGTTCTTTGATCCATCTAAACCTATACAATGTTTATTTGCTTTATCGTGCATTCCTGTAACGATGGCTTTGGCTGATTCAGACCAGCGTCATGAAATAACTGCTGAGCTACACATGGCTTGTTCTACTCGCTGGTTTAGTACATGCGGTGTGAGGGTACCTATGAGAATTGGAAACTTAAAACAGCTTCAAGAACTAGGGTATGTGGATATCAGGCTAACTAGTAGCAAAGCAGTGAAAGAGCTGGGGGAGCTTAGCCAGCTAAAAAAATTAAGGTTGCGAATAAATGGTGCCACACAACGAAAATGCAAGGTGCTTCGTGAAGCCATTGAGAAGCTCTCGTCCCTTCAATCTCTCCGCATAAATGCTTTCGACGTATCTTCATTGAGAAATCTCGAGTGGCTACATTAtatttcctctcctcctccctttttGAAGAACCTCACTTTGGAAGGATGTATTAAGGAGATTGACTGGCTTAGGGAGTTCACACACCTGGTGAAGATTCACTTATTCGGAAGCAAACTGAAGGAAGGTAAAACAGTACAGATACTCGGGGAACTGCCCAACCTCATGGTCCTGCAGCTTCGGTGGGGCGCTTATGTTGGGGTGAAGCTATTGTTCCGAGCAGAAGCATTCCCAAAACTCAGGAAGCTTGAGATTCGGTTTCTAGAGGACCTAAGAGAGATGAGATTTGAGGAGCGCACCTCGCCCCAAATGGAAACAATAGAAATCTCTCACTGCAGGTTGGAATCAGGGATTATTGGGATTAAGCATCTTCCGAAGCTCAAGGAGATTTCACTCCGTTGGAACTGTGAAGTGGCAAGGCTTGGCCAGCTGCTAGAAGAGGTGAAAGCAAACCCCAATCGTCCTGTTCTGCTATTGTATAACGACCCATCCAAGCACGACTTAGGGGACACCCAAGAAGGGTCAGGTACACCAGTGGAAGCAAATGAACCCCCGAAGAATGTGGGCGAGAGCTCGCAATCCAACCAaggtgaagatgatgatgacgaccAGCAACAG CCTATCACATCAACAGAGATCATGCCTGCAGATGCAGACCCCGCTGTCTCTAGCTGA